From Ictidomys tridecemlineatus isolate mIctTri1 chromosome 2, mIctTri1.hap1, whole genome shotgun sequence, the proteins below share one genomic window:
- the Crkl gene encoding crk-like protein isoform X2 — translation MSSARFDSSDRSAWYMGPVSRQEAQTRLQGQRHGMFLVRDSSTCPGDYVLSVSENSRVSHYIINSLPNRRFKIGDQEFDHLPALLEFYKIHYLDTTTLIEPAPRYPSPPMGSVSAPNLPTAEENLEYVRTLYDFPGNDAEDLPFKKGEILVIIEKPEEQWWSARNKDGRVGMIPVPYVEKLVRSSPHGKHGNRNSNSYGIPEPAHAYAQPQTTTPLPAVSSTSGAAINPLPSTQNGPVFAKAIQKRVPCAYDKTALALEACLSSVPATSLHEDWK, via the exons ATGTCCTCCGCCAGGTTCGACTCCTCAGATCGCTCTGCTTGGTACATGGGACCGGTGTCTCGCCAGGAGGCGCAGACCCGGCTCCAGGGCCAGCGCCACGGCATGTTCCTAGTCCGCGACTCCTCCACCTGCCCCGGGGACTATGTGCTGTCTGTATCCGAGAACTCGCGCGTCTCCCACTACATTATCAACTCTTTGCCTAATCGCCGTTTTAAGATCGGGGACCAGGAGTTTGACCATTTGCCGGCATTGTTGGAGTTCTACAAGATCCACTACCTGGACACCACCACCCTAATCGAGCCAGCGCCCAG gtaTCCAAGCCCGCCAATGGGATCTGTCTCGGCACCCAACCTGCCTACAGCAGAAGAAAATCTGGAATATGTACGAACTCTATATGATTTTCCTGGGAATGATGCCGAAGACCTGCCCTTTAAAAAGGGTGAGATCCTGGTGATAATAGAAAAGCCAGAAGAACAGTGGTGGAGTGCCCGGAACAAGGATGGCCGGGTTGGGATGATTCCTGTCCCCTATGTTGAAAAGCTCGTGAGATCCTCACCACATGGAAAGCATGGAAATAGGAATTCCAACAGTTATGGCATCCCAGAACCTGCTCATGCATATGCTCAACCTCAGACTACAACTCCTCTACCTGCAGTTTCCAGTACTTCTGGGGCAGCGATCAACCCTTTGCCATCCACACAGAATGGACCTGTCTTTGCAAAAGCAATCCAGAAAAGAGTACCCTGTGCTTATGACAAGACTGCTTTGGCACTAGAG